The following proteins are encoded in a genomic region of Triticum dicoccoides isolate Atlit2015 ecotype Zavitan chromosome 1B, WEW_v2.0, whole genome shotgun sequence:
- the LOC119347020 gene encoding protein YIPF1 homolog, producing the protein MDEGYASLPTSHLLGSVPAVAVAPDERKPGAPAEVGNAAATSRLQQFPPAPAANGGGYQPPGSPLGGDVETQTNWKGYFNVASYTPYFNVDTDVVVDRLISSVYPMDGFFRKIDANPDMYGPLWITTTLIFMLAAFGNFATYLMQRKSDLNIWNFDVSYFSLAASVMYGYAIVVPAAFFFLFQYFGSRPSLLRFWCMWGYSLFIFVPASILLLIPVEFLRWVIIAGAGGASSWFIFLNLKECTEGADMMALIASASVLQFALALFIKVFFFA; encoded by the exons ATGGACGAGGGCTACGCCAGCCTCCCCACCAGCCACCTCCTCGGCTCCGTCCCC gctgtggctgTGGCTCCCGATGAGAGGAAGCCCGGTGCCCCCGCCGAAG TTGGAAATGCCGCTGCCACCTCGCGCCTTCAGCAGTTTCCGCCTGCTCCTGCTGCCAACGGAGGAGGGTACCAGCCTCCAGGGAGTCCTCTAG GTGGAGATGTAGAAACACAGACAAACTGGAAAGGATACTTCAATGTTGCCTCTTATACTCCATATTTCAATGTTGATACTGATGTCGTTGTTGACAGACTTATCAGTTCAGTTTATCCAATGGATGGGTTTTTCAGGAAGATAGATGCTAATCCTGACAT GTATGGACCCTTATGGATCACCACTACACTGATATTCATGCTGGCTGCATTCGGAAACTTTGCCACTTATCTAATGCAAAGGAAAAGTGATCTGAATATATGGAACTTTGATGTCAGCTATTTCAGTTTGGCGGCATCAGTCATGTACGGTTATGCTATCGTGGTACCTGCTGCATTCTTTTTCCTGTTTCAGTACTTTGGATCACGCCCAAGCCTTCTCCGGTTTTGGTGTATGTGGGGCTATTCTCTGTTCATCTTCGTGCCGGCATCT ATACTGCTCCTTATTCCTGTGGAATTTCTTCGCTGGGTCATCATAGCTGGTGCTGGTGGTGCATCATCTTGGTTCATCTTTTTAAACTTGAAGGAATGCACCGAAGGAGCTGATATGATGGCTTTGATCGCAAGTGCATCAGTGCTGCAGTTTGCTCTGGCACTGTTCATCAAAGTTTTCTTTTTTGCCTGA
- the LOC119307797 gene encoding uncharacterized protein At2g39795, mitochondrial-like: MAIASALRRAPRAAAAARALLAALGSPCGGRVGPPHHRAAPIAPLSSLSAPQPSAVADAQLLRVITYEISRAQLDCRSRNWAKELGEGFPFEIRDKEGTNRITLTRTHQGEQIEVEALLPSPVDGAAQDDGEQEEEHQAEDGKKQGHAGGDVPNKYCIPLIVRIRKGVGAASCLEIGCCSYPTGFVVERLEFESAGGSGTAFSDIPGELQKALQLYLGSRGISTHFTDFMHAYMITKECHEYLSWLRKLKGLVKG; this comes from the exons atggccatcgCCTCCGCCCTACGCCGCGCCCCCAGGGCGGCGGCCGCCGCGCGCGCCCTTCTCGCCGCCCTGGGCAGCCCATGCGGCGGACGCGTCGGTCCTCCCCACCATCGCGCGGCGCCCAtcgctcctctctcctccctctccgcccCGCAGCCGAGCGCCGTCGCCGACGCCCAGCTCCTCCGGGTCATAACCTACGAGATCTCCCGCGCCCAGCTCGACTGCAGGAGCCGTAACTGG GCGAAGGAGCTAGGGGAAGGCTTCCCCTTCGAGATCAGAGACAAGGAGGGTACCAACAGGATAACACTCACGAGGACCCATCAGGGCGAGCAGATCGAGGTGGAGGCGCTCCTGCCCAGCCCCGTCGACGGAGCTGCACAAGACGACGGCGAGCAGGAGGAGGAGCACCAAGCCGAGGACGGTAAGAAACAGGGCCACGCCGGTGGCGATGTCCCAAATAAGTACTGCATCCCACTCATTGTGAGGATTCGCAAAGGAGTAGGGGCGGCTTCATGCTTGGAGATCGGCTGCTGCTCCTACCCAACGGGGTTCGTCGTCGAGAGGTTGGAGTTTGAATCTGCTGGTGGAAGTGGAACTGCTTTCAG TGATATTCCTGGGGAGCTTCAGAAGGCTTTGCAACTCTACTTGGGAAGTAGGGGCATCTCGACGCATTTTACTGACTTCATGCATGCTTACATGATAACCAAGGAGTGCCATGAGTATTTGTCCTGGTTGAGAAAACTCAAAGGTCTGGTAAAAGGTTGA